In Argiope bruennichi chromosome X1, qqArgBrue1.1, whole genome shotgun sequence, the genomic stretch tttttttcttgtatatgtgTGTACATGAACCTACAGTTAGAGAATCCGTGTATATTACTATATCGTAAAGCTTTTATTcacaaattgaatgaaaaattgattttatttttccaagCTATATTAGTCAATTTATGTCGGCTAAGAACAGTACtcattatgattttatataacCAAGTGAATCAACACTACGTCCTCTAGTATGAATGCTAACGCCTAATAGCAACCTAGTGGTTTAAAACAGGGAAAGATCGGTTTAGGCTTGATTCAGGAGCTTCAGTTCGAAGAAGAAGGTCTTGGATTCTATCCTGAATGAGCTCTTAATCAGCACTCTTCAAAATGTAGTGAAGTGATACACGTTCTAGAAATGAATTTCTGCGGTCAGATTGTCTATTGGTGAATATcctgcgaaacacaagagtgacccATTGCTTCTGAAACTCTGTCAGAAAGGCAACAAATTTGCATACATTGGAACTGTCTATATAATCTATATATAGAAATGATCAGGTGCTTTAGTGAGCAAAGCTTATCAATCTTCCCTCTTATGATGAGTCTTTGATTcataaacttaattatttgtGTTATAGCAAGTAACAATAGTCTTTCAGGGATATTACGAGAGTTTAAATGCTTGGAAGTATCAATAATAACTGTATATATCTTGTCCATaccaacattttttattgaaaatgcaaaattcagaTGTTTTGTTCTACTGCATATTATACTAGTAGTTGAAATTCTTGGTTTTTATTAGAATggctaaatacaaaaataataataataataataatttatggcGCATGGTATTACATTTTTgtgttgcatttttaattttagcttctGACTATGGCATTTTAATCTTGTTAATTTTACAATTCTTATACCAATcccttttcttttcagaaaaatctgaaaaatcggATAGCATCTTACCTTCCGAACAGCAAACAAAGTCCAAATCCAGAGCCAATGGAAGACCTCCTTCTTCCGAAAGTGCTAGCATGCCAGCAGATTTCAGACCTGGACGTCTTTCTTCACTGGAAATCTTACAACGCATCTTTCCTAATCAGAAAAAATCCGTACTCGAATTAGTTTTACAAGGAACAAATGGTGACCTTGGCAAGTCAATCGAACACTTTATCAGTGCTAACGACGCAATGTTCCTACCACATTCTCCTATTCCATATGGTTATCCTCATGATGTGCCTTTTGCCCCAAGGCCAGTACCTCGATTGACACTTGGATCCATCAAATCGGCATTCACCCCTCTTGGCCCACCAGCTGCTCACACAACGACATCCCCAAGAGCCAACGAAAACTCAACTTTATTTGGATCAGTACCTCGGCTTTCTGAATCTTCCTTGTATGTACCATATACCCTCTCTCAACCACCTACTCATTTACTACTACAGACATGCCCTGCTGGATGCACCCAATGTAGGAAGACATTTTCCTTTGTATCTGAACCAGAAAGTCAACTAAGTCTACTATCTGATGACCAACCGATACTCAAAGAACCTTCTAGCAGAACTCAAGAAGCAGTGGATCTCTCCGACAGATCTTGGCAAACAGGAAGCCCCAGCGGTTGAATATTACAATTCAATGATGCAACTGCGGAATAACttcagttttaatatattattcatttattaggtTAAACATTTAAATAGAGTGATTATCTTTAgtcatattattattatggatGATTACAGGAAAGGAATGGGAATTTTGGAGATAATGTTAAAATTCTGAGAAGACGGACGGAACATTTTGCTTCTAAAAGAACTGCTGATGAAAGCGACGTTAATTCTGCTCTAAACAAGGTTCAGAACCATATAAGGAGTAGTTCTCTGTAAATAATTGTGTATTAACGtaaatatttcttctgttttGATAGAGAAGTATTTACAGCATAAAAACCTGTATATTGTCGGTTATGATAAgttcatcatattttataataacattctTATCAGCATTAAACAGCGAACTTTTCCGCCATCGGAATTTCATAATGATGGAACATTCCTCGAAAACCAGTCACTACAAAATCCATTGACTTTTTATATAGAGACTTCCTCAGCTTGTTTGCGATGAAACAGAAATTGTCGCAACATTTCCTATTAAAGACTATTACTTCGAAGCCAAGAAGCACTgtatagaaatttctatatttagttttattatagtaaaattagGATAAGTTTTCATGCATTGAGTATTTTCGccaattagttttaatttaaaacgaaaaCGAAATCAGGAtgattttatatatgcataatattttctcCTAAGAATtgtaaagaaaagcaaaatattaaatcaggttaattttaagtgtatataattaaaactttaactcCAACTTCTTTTAATGTTGAAAGACAATTATGAAAGCaagatataatttatatctattcgcttagaattttcacaaattagttttaatataaaaggataattaagaaattatcgTAATCGTAATATTTGTCTTGTGTATAAAAgcaacttgatttttttttttcttcttttttacaaaatgttcaaaatcattgtgaaatgtttttcaataaaatatcattccaaAAACTGTCGATAGTATTATTTGTCGATAACCTTTAACtgtcaataatattatttgattttttttaaatatagacgATATAATAagtttatgtttataatattgcAAACCATACGAAGTTCCACTTAAAGTGAAATTACTTGCATTTGCGTTACGATAATTAAAAGTAAAGCTACTAAGCAAAAgtgtcagaaaaaaatattcttgaatcaGGAGTTATCATTAGCTTttttattaactgatttttttaggtaaatacagaaatataataattttcctttttgcgTGTATTATACGAGAATGTGCCCTTAATTTGGTAATGAagcttttgttatttttcaaaactctttcaGCAAAGATATATCTTAAAGCTCAACAGAATTTATATCAGCTTTAACAATCCCAATGAGCGATTTTTGTCTAATGGTACCACATTTCAGCCCTGCTGCAAGCATAGGATGGGCTTGGACATTATTATTTCTGTGTTCGGACGGTATAATATTAATACCAGTTTGAAGATAAaactgttttgtaattatttaaagtaatttagattatacaaaaatttccagatcaattcatttttacaaattttatttaatttaaattctttcataacaACAAAAAGCGAATTTTGCCACTAAGCTTTCACTCATTTCCTGGTGTattcgaattttgaaattatatatacctGTGAATTCAGAATccaaaaacataatatttcaaaactgaattattagttaaatgatatatataaaaactgcttagtaaaaattgattaaatttattcgaaaaatttatttttttatttcaaaggccatttttttttcttttcaatgtttaTTACTTTCAGAAACGATTTAGCGTTCTTTATTTAAGGATAAGAAATTTAGTTGGACTTAGAGTTatcaatgattttaatgaaaagacatggattgaaaattaataacattcGAGTTGATAATAgctcattttaaatatgttagaTCATTTTTAGGGACCGGAAGATACACAAGTAAATGAAACAATTTCGTTGGattttcttagttatttattGAGATGATTACCAAagtatttctgtttttttcttctttctctctATCCTTTAGATAAGGAATTAAATTACATCTCAAAAAGTGTCttactgaattaaataaaatttttaaagttattcctACCTGGAGACTTTATTGTTTTGTCCTCAGTTTGAAATAGATCTATAGTTTTATCGTAAAAACTATACGACaagctttatttttcaatgtattgtGTGTTTGAATGATCATGTGAACCTGTACAAGAGCAGACAAACtgacactattaaaaaaaaaaaatcggactcAGGAATTTCTAAAAGTAGAGTTTCATTAGAGttgacaaagatttttttttttttaaccgcttgcagcattgttttttttttttttgtttacctaGTTAAGGAAGACCTTTACCCTTACCCTTTTTAATTAAATCGATgataaaatttctcttctttttcacCATCCTTGGGGTTAGCTGTTCTTGTCTTCcctcatatgaaaaaaaaaaaaaaaaaaaaaaaaacttaatcaaGATTCGTGTACGAATCATATATGTCTTTCATACAATGGAACATCGGATGAAAAATCACATACAGAATAAAGGGATGGAAATGAGactctaatatttaaataatggaacTGTTACATCAGTTGTTATGCTAATTAGAAAACTGCTGGTACAGCTTCTGTACCACCTACAAGAAATGGTTTCTAGAATTTTTTGTAAATCGGATTACTCCAAAATTCATTGCATCCAGTCTGGTTATTGGCATTCTGATTCTGGTTAAAAATGAAATCCTGTCTGATGTATAACCATCAGAAGTGTATCTACAGAATTTTCTGGACGACATCATCTGAAGACTTCGTCTTTATAATCAATGTCCTAATGAGGGAAAAACCTCTAAATCAATGTTCAACGGGCCCTTCCAATATTTAAGAATTGGGCCAATCAACACAGTCTAACAGTCTTTATCGAGAAATCTTCACATCTACTCATAAAAAGACTAAAATAAGGTTTTACAAATCAATGGGAGAATAAGATacagtgaaagaaaaattaataaaggaaggaaattctttttattatttaggtgTCTCAAATGAGGGAGAACTAAAACTAGGtaaattcaaaatctgaaaattgaaatattcctCGCATATCAAAGACAATTTGAGGATTAAATGAAGTTTTCAGGAGTCGATTTCACTCTACTGTTGTTGAAAAAATGATTCTCCATGGATCAACAATCAGGAAGTATTATCTCACATAGAAGTAATAGCAACttattaaatcaatcaaaaagaaatttatgctaAATAATTCGTGATATTATTCTATAATCACTCCCTGCAGAAGTTCTCCTCTTCAAGTGATTGAAAGAATCCTTCAATAACTTGAAGTAAGcagtaaaaatatatctttatcagAGTGGCTAGATTCAGAAAGCTTAGTAGATTTCGTTGCACCCATTTCAATCTCAGAGATATTGAATCAGAAGACATTGAAGAGAGCACTTATTTCAACAATATGCACCCAACGTAATCAGATTAAGAGAAAAGAACAGAAATAAGTAAGAATTCTAGGCCATTTAGAGGTTATAACCATCTTTACGGATGATCAAAATAAAAGAGGATGTAAGAAGGgtcttttatatttttcgaaacaTACAAATCAATGCATACTTAATGGCACAGCTTAGTAATCACAACTCAATTTTCCATATAGAACTCTTAATGTGCTTTTAAGCAGCTCCTGATAAATCTAAAAGACAATAGTACCCTGAAATCTTATAAGGCTTCTAAACCAATGTCTAAATAACCCAAATCTTACTcaaaaatcatagaaatattCACCTTTCGGAGATGAAGGCACATAATAGTCATCAAGGAAATTAAATTGCTCACAGTTCAGCTAAACAGGCTATCATAAAAAGTATCCAAATCTATCTGCCCTTTCCAAGCAGTTAACAGGGAACTAATACAACTTTCCAAATAAGATTCGGGTGTTTAGGTGGTGATAGAAAAATCCTTGCCCTACTTCCGAAAGTTTCTCTAATACCAACTCGGAGGAGAAAGATGAGATCATGATTCCTTTCCAACTTATCTCAAGCGATTTAGACTGAGTATAGAAGTATGGATGTGGTAGTTTTTGGCAGCctcagcattattttaaatttgtcctCTCCTTTTACCTGAGAAAACTATCATCAGAGCTAGCAATTGCTTCTTGGAAGATAATTTATGCTACCAACCTCACTAGGACGAAGATCCGATTATTGAAGAAATTTGTGGACGAATACGAAGAGCTCCACCGCAGTGACTTTAACATTTGGTGCCATTTTTTTCCAGCTTGATGactactttcattaaaattaaatcgttAAAGACCATCTGATTTCTTCACTAGAAATTCAGTAACATTCTCAGGGCCGGTtatatatttcgattttaaatcatttttaagccaTGCCTCCCGACAGATTGCATCTCTACCTTCATCCTCGAATTTTTCGGAATGCAAATTTgcaaaatggtttttttattattattcataatattttttttcatttatgatggTATTGTGCCTTTGttcgttttttttatgttttcttttctcctttattttgttattgtttggtttttttactataatttcgtttcatgtcatttttcataactatttcaCTTCCCTACATTTGAACTCATTTTATAGCCGAGATTTACCCACTGGCTTTTTGgacatttttgtgtaaaatcccAATGAGGCCATATATTCTTATTTCGTTTGTTCTTTAGTTGTAGATTCTTTTTAATGCTTTCTCAAACATACACGATTCACTTTTCCCTCCACATTTATCCATCCTCTCTGAGTGGGAACCTTATGTGATCCTAAGTGCAGAAACATCCAATGATGCCAAAGACCTGTTTACGAATATTCAGAAACCCAACAAGCAAGGAGAATTAAATATGGTATACAGTCTTCAGATCATAATTATAGATATACATCGAATTTTGTTCAGAGTCCTTCAAACGGAAATTTATTTGTTAGCCTGTCATGGTGcattataactgaaaaatgcaacaTACTTGATGGCTGAAATTTGGCTTATGATTTTATCAGCAGATTTGAagatctaaatcaaattttagatcaaacTTGGTTTAAGTTGATTGTATATCAGTTTGTCTATTCGTGTATATGTGAagatgataactcaaaaacaaaaagCTTCATGAAGGAAATTCGGTATGTAATCTTGCCTTCAAAAGTgaagatctgtatcaaatttttagatacaAATGATCACAAgtaatatatacaaaatgcatGCTTGATCTTCATTGTAGTATGAATCTTAGTGCAAAATGTGCTATATGTTCCAAATGCATGAGAAGGTCGTGGGAAGAACATTCTGCCTGGTTTTTGATAGCATCAAAGGCTCAATGCATGTGATAATAATCCTTATTATCACATCTCATTTCGTTTCAGGCAGGTCTTAACAAGCTATCTCTTTTGTAGATACTAAAAAAAAACCTGACAAGAATTTTATTGTCGAGTGGTGAAAAATACGAATACCTAATTCTCTGTTTACTTAATGTTAGGGCAATACAATTTCGGCTTAGCGACTTCAGAAAATACAGAAGAGCTTCCATTTAAATTTCTGCTTAACACTGTAaccaaatgtaaatataaaaatataaaaagaaattttttcatcgttcttttttattattatttaaagtattagtattccatgaaaattttgcttaatatgtCTGACAGGATCAAGGGGTCCTGAAaagattttacttcttaattttttcagcagGGTATTTATTGACTCGAATAACacaaaaagataattctttacgTAACTGAAAGCAATTCCCCAACTGGAAGTGTTTGcctaattttaaatgttaagaaattagTTAAGGTGTCACAATTAAACTGCTAACTCTGTATGCATAGTATTTTGAAACAATTGCACAAATTACAAATgggtttcatttctttttaaacaacgATCGTAAGAAGAAATTTAAACGTAAGAAACAAGAAAGCCGATATTTTTGCTTACGTACGTAATAATTGTTCACTAAAACAATAAATGGTGAAACGAGAAATATGTGGTAATCCATTTCACATATTCTCAGCCATTTTTTCGATAACCACATGCACATTTCACATGCGACTATCGAAATCCTCCAGAATTACTTCATTGCATCTTCATCTTAAACTTCATTTTTGCATGTAACCGAGAGCGAATTGAAAACACGAATAAAGAGCTTGAAACATGATAgggatatatttataatacagaaTTTAGTGGATtacgtaataataatttgatagttAAATGCGCATTTTGTATTTAACTTCACagaataataaagagaataaagtATGATCCTGCATCTGTTCTTTTTAGTCGATTTGAACCAAACTTCCGTATAGATTTCCAATTTCAGTATcaagattatatatcaaatttcagttatttaacttaactcactttttatttatcGAGTTTACGTACACATGGTTATGATATACAACCAGTTCTTTAA encodes the following:
- the LOC129959275 gene encoding doublesex- and mab-3-related transcription factor dmd-4-like, encoding MKGPEQRLPRSPLQRLQSMVSKLERLAHRQEKIRRKMESPDVARGVRRPKCARCRNHGYISWLKGHKRHCRFKDCVCQKCLLIAERQRIMAAQVALKRSQSAEDSIAIGLRSVATGAPLSYLPPGPIFGLPLDSSPKKSKKSEKSDSILPSEQQTKSKSRANGRPPSSESASMPADFRPGRLSSLEILQRIFPNQKKSVLELVLQGTNGDLGKSIEHFISANDAMFLPHSPIPYGYPHDVPFAPRPVPRLTLGSIKSAFTPLGPPAAHTTTSPRANENSTLFGSVPRLSESSLYVPYTLSQPPTHLLLQTCPAGCTQCRKTFSFVSEPESQLSLLSDDQPILKEPSSRTQEAVDLSDRSWQTGSPSG